CTGAAGCCTCGCGCTCGAGGGCCACCGGCGGCAGCGGCCTGGGACTCTCCATCGTCAAGGCTCTGGTAGAGCTGCACGGCGGCCAGGTGGTTGCTCAAAACCACCCCATGGGCGGGGCTCTTTTCCAGGTAAAACTGCCCCTCAGGACGGCCCGGTCACCCTGAGCCAGAGCTCGGCAACCAGGCCCTGGGGTTGGTTAGGGGTCAGTACCAGCTTTCCCCCGTGGGCCTGGGCCACCTGGGCCACCACCGAGAGGCCCAGCCCGTTGCCCGGTGTGCGTACCCCCGGTGCGCGGTAGAAGGGCTCGGTGGCTCGCCTGAGCACCTCGGGTGGCATGCCCGGCCCTTCGTCACGCACCCGCAACCACACAAAGCTGGGGTCTGAGGCGGGCTCGAGTTCCACCTTCACGCTCGCACCGGGAGCGTATTTCTGGGCGTTGCTGAGCAGGTTTTCCAGGGCCTGTTCCAGCAGAAAGGGGTCGCCGGAGACTTCCAGCCGTTCAGGCCCCTGGTACGAAGCGCCCGCCTTTTGGGCGGCTTCGCGGGCGAGCTGCGCCAGGTCGAGCCCCACCCGCTGGCCCCGCCCCTCCCGCGCCAGGGTCAGGAGCGACTCGCTCAGGTGGGTCATGCGTTCGACCTCCTCCTGCACCACGCTCAGGGTCTCTTCCGGGGTGGAAAGCCCCTGATGCTGCGAATCGAGTTGCAGGCGCATGGCGGTCAGGGGGGTGCGCAGCTCGTGGGCGGCGTTGCGGGTGAACTCGGTCTCACGCTGGCGGAAGGCCGAGAGCCGTTCGAGCATCTGGTTGAAGGTCTGGCTCAGGTGGCGAAGCTCCCCGCTGCCCTCGGGGGGCACCCGCAGGCTCAGGTCGCCCGAGTCGGCCACGCGCCGGGCCGCCTCCTGTAAGTGTTGCAGCGGGCGCAGGGCCGGCCCGCTCAGCAACCAGGCCGCCAGCGCGCCCAGCAGCGCCACCCCCAGCGTGGTAAAAAGCACGGTCTGCTGGTAGCCGGCCAGGCTGGCCCGAACCTGGCTGGCCTCTACCGCCCCCTGCAGGTACACCTCTGGGCCCAGGCGCACGCTGCGATAGAGCCAGTTGTTTTCTAGCACGGGTGTGGGGCTGTTGGAAAGCGGAACCTCGCTGGGAAAGCTCCCCCACTCGCGCAGGACGGTCTGGCCGCGTACCAGCCGGGCGTGCGCGATGGTGCCGGGGGGGGTGGGGTTGAACAGGGCGGGCCGCTCATGGTCGAGGCGAAAACGCTCGAGGGGGTTGGGGCTTGTGAGCTGGGGGCCGTCGCCGTCTCGATCCATTCGGGGCATGCGTAAGGGGCCTCGGCGGCCTTCCATCAGACCGGCGATGCGCCCCAGGTAGGCATCCAGCTCGCGCTCGAGGTTGCCCATCTGCAAGCGCTCGAAGCTGGCATAACCCAAAAAGCCCTGCACCAACAGCGCCAGGGCAATCGCCACGGCGATGAAAAGGGCCAGCCGCACGCGCAGGCTCATGGCTCCACCCCCAGTTTGTAGCCCCCCGGCACGGTTCGCACCACGCGGCTATCCAGCTTGTTGCGCAGGTGGTGCACACACACCTTGACCACCCCGGTATCCGAGGCTTCCTCGCCCCAGATCAAATCCAGCAGCTCTTCCGGGCTGTAGATGCGTTCGGGGAACAGGGCCAGGCGTTCCAGGAGGGCATACTCGCGTCCGCTGAGTTCGACCAGCCGCCCCTCCCAGCGCACGGCGCGATTGCCTAGGTCGAGCTCGAGGGGGCCATACTGCACCCGGCTTTTTTTCACCTCGCTGACCCGCCGCAGCAAAGCCCGCACCCGGGCCAGCAGTTCGGGCAGATCGAAGGGCTTGACCACGTAGTCGTCGCCGCCCTCGTCCAGCCCCATCACCCGATCTGCAAGGGCATCGCGGGCGGTCATGAACAGGATGGGGCCCTTGTAACCGGCCTCGCGGGCTTCTTTGGCCAGAATGAAACCCCCGTCCTCCGACTCCGGCAGCCGCACGTCCAGCAGCATCAAGTCTGGCTCGACCTCGAGGAAAAATTTACGGGCGCTCTCCAAATCGGGCGCATGACGCACCTGGTGCCCCTGGGCCTCCAGGGCCCGGATCACCGGGCGGGCGATGTTGGGTTCGTCCTCGACCAGCAAGAGCCGCATGTGTATAGCTTGCATTGTAGGGGTTATGGGCGGGTTATGAATTCTGCCCGGGTCAAAGAAGCTCGAGTGTGGAGGTCTTATGGACATTGCCCACTTGCTGATCGCAGTTCCCACCATTACGCCTCACACGGTGCGCCGGGATGTACCCGGCACAGCAAAAACCGCTGTACCGGTTATTTGGAGCAAGCTCCAGTGGGAACCGCTTTGAGTACATCGTCGTAGAGATGTCCGTACACCTCCGGGTTTCCGGGAGGGATTGACATAGAGCCCCCTCCCTACCACGTAGGGAGGGTGGGGAGGGTATTGGGTGAGCCCCCCAACCACCAGGTTACGCAAAGTCGCTGCTCAGCAACCCCACCTAACCTCCCCCACACGGTAGGGGAGGAACGAAAAGGTTTCTGCTACGGCTTTTGCAAGAGCGTACTGCATAGTTCGTGCCGCAATGGACACTTTGTACGGGTATTTATACGACTGTGCATTGAGTATTACTCTCGACTATGGACGATAGACCATTGACCATCGGCAGGTTTTCAGCGATCAGTACATCCCGACTTTGCACCTCCAATGCGTGATGAGCACACTTGCTGCACATGAGAAACCCTCTCAGCCAGTCGTAACTGCTTCGTAACCGCCCTGCCCCAAACTTCTCCTCGGGAAAGCAGATAAGGCTTTCCGGTACAAGGAGGTAGATATGAACAAAGCCGTAAAAGCTGTGTTGGTTATCTCGAGCCTGGCCCTGGCGGGTGCTTTGGCCCAGCAGACCCCGGCCCCCCAGCCCGCCCCGGCCCAGCCGATGCAGCGGATGATGTTCCGGGGTTTGGGGGTGGGCAACCTGTACTTCAGCGCGGCCCAGTTTTTGGGCGTGACCCCCGCCGAGCTGGCGGTGCTTTCGGGCGGCACCAAAACCCTGGGGCAGGTCGCTACCGACCTCGGCAAGACGCCCGCGGCGCTCGAGGCGGCCCTGGTAACGGCCCGCAACCAGGCCATTGACCAGGCGGTGCAGGCCGGACGCCTTACGGCCCAGCAGGCCACCACCCTCAAAGCCAGCAGCCAGGCAGTAGCCAGGGCTTTAGTGGCCCAGCCGGTGCAGATGCGCTTTGGCGCGGGGGGTCGCGGCGGATGGGATGGGCCTCGAGGCTGGGGGCGCTAGACCTTAGCCATGTACGGGCTTGTGGCGCGGGGTTTGCCCACCGACCACAAGCCCTGCCTTTAGGAGATGAACATGTGGCCGATAGATCACCGTGGACGATGGGATGGTTTTGGCTATTACGGCCTGGGGTTCCTGGACGATTTGTTATGGGCCTTGCTGCTACTGGGGCTACTGACATTGGTGATAGTGTTGGGGGTTCGGTTGCTACGCAGCCCTGTCAACGGTAAAAACCCATTCCCGGCCACCGACCGGGCGCTGGAAATCGCCCGGGAGCGATATGCTAAAGGCGAGATTAGCCAGGCCGAGTACGAAACCCTGAAGAAGAACCTGGGTGGTTAGTAAAGCCAGGCCGGGTGCATCTGGTTTTTCTAACCCTATTCACCGCTTTTACTAGCCAGAATGGACAGAAAAAAGGGAGGCCGGTATGGACAACGACGATAAACCCATCGGCAGGATTCTGAGCCGCCGCGAGGTGCTTTCGGTGCTGGGGCTGGGCAGCCTGGCAGGGGTGGGGGGGCTTTTGAGCGAGCCCAAAGCCAGCGCACAGAACGCACCGCTACCGGCTTGCATCGTGCGCCCGGCCCTGACCGAGGGCCCCTATTTTGTAGACACCCAGCTAAACCGCTCCGACATCCGTTCCGACCCCACCACAGGGGTGGTGAAGGCCGGGGTTCCGCTGGTGTTGCGCTTTGTGGTCTCGAGGGTCTCGAGCGGCGGCTGTACCTTGCTGCCGGGCGCGATGGTGGATATCTGGCAGTGCGACGCCCAGGGCATTTACTCCGGTGTGCAGGACCGCTTCGCCGATACACGTGGGCAGAAATGGCTGCGCGGCCACCAGATCACCGATGCCCAGGGGATAGCCCAGTTCACCACCATCTACCCCGGCTGGTACCCGGGCCGCACCGTGCACATCCACTTCAAAATCCGCTACCAGAACCGCGACTTCACCTCCCAGCTCTTCTTCGACGATGCCCTGAGCGACCGCATCCTGGCCAACCCGCCCTACGCCAAGGCGGGCACCCGCACCCGCAACGCCAACGACGGCATCTATCGCAACGGCGGCAGCCAGTTGCTGCTCAACCCCGTTCAAAGCGGCGCGGGCTACGCGGCCACCTTCGAGATTGGCCTGAACCTGTAGCCAGAACCCTTGATCTCGGGCCGGGAATGACTGAGAGATGCCATCGAGACGGCGCCCGCTTCGGGCGGGGGCCTCGGAGATGACCGGACGAATCGGGTTGACTTCCTAATCATGCCCTTCACAGACATGGCCGCCTGGATGGGCGGCCACTGTTCTGCTCAGGACAAGGCTTTCTTGAAGTCGGATGGCTCAATATACGTCAAGAGCGCTCTAACACCCTGGTCTCAGAACAGCGTAGCAGGCTTGTTGTCTTTGCCCGCCGAGAGCGCATAGGCGATAAAGCCCGTCAGCGCCGCAAACCCTACCCCGGTGCGGCACGCCCCGGTCTGGGGGTCGAACGATTCGCAGGCGTAGCCAGCGTCGAGGGGGGCCTGCTCGAGTACCATCAGGGCATCCCCCGCAGGCCGCATTAGCCCCGACAAAATCCGGTTGGCCAGCCCAAAGCCCGAGGGGAAGGGAAAGTGCGCCGAGCCCTCGCCGGGGAAGCGCCCTTTGTAGTGGTGGGGGTTGTCGTCCCCCAGAATCCAGAGCGCGGTGGCCTGCCACACGGGGTCCTGGCGGTTGCAAAAGCCCAGGTGTGGCAGCAAGAGCAGGCTGCCCGCCGGCTCGTCGGAAAAGGTGTGGGAGCCCCCCGGCTCAAAGCTAAACACAAAACGCCCGTTGCGCTCGGCCTGGCGGTAGAGGGTTTCGCGCAGGGCGCGGGCCTCGTGTTTGAGTGTTTCGGGCTCACGCCAGTAGGGGGACAGGCGCTCCAGGGCCACCGCCCACAGGGCGTTGTCGTAGGTCAGGTAGGGCTCCGGCACGGGGTCGTCGGTGGGCGAGAGGAAGGTGCGGTAGAGCGGCAGGGAGGGGTGTTTCTCCTGGGCCACGCGCTCAAACACCCATTCCAGCGGTTCGCGCAGCTCGGCGACGAGTTCGGGGTTGGGGCCGGTTGCTTCCAGGTAGCGGGCCAGGGCCAGGGGATAGGCTGCGGCCTGGTCAAGCTCGAAGCCCGGATACAAAGGCGGCCCACTCAGGTACTGGGCGTGTTCCCCCGGCCAGCGGGCAAAGCGGCGAAAGACCGCCTTGAGCACCTCCTTGGCCCGCTTGCGGTCGGCCTTGAGCAGGGCCGGAAAGAACCACAAAAGCCCGTCCCGTGCCCAGTAGGCCCCCGAGACGTAGTAGTGCGGGCTGCGCGAGGTCAGCAGCACCGGCTCGCCTTCCAGGGTATTGGCCTGGGCGTAGAAGTAGCTGAAAATCAGGTGCCGCCGGTAGACCTCGTAGAGCGGGCCGGTGTAGTTGGTGGAAAGCAGGGCCAGCTTGTGCAGGGTTTTGCGCAGAAGCGTCTCCCAGCCCACCCGGCGCAAGTGCAGGGCGGTGGTGCGGGCGCCGTCGGCCTCGAGGGCCAGCCCCAGGTAAAGCGTGACCGGGCCAGAGGCCCACTCGAGCACGAACTGCGGCCCCCAGTCGGCCCGGCTTGGGGCGGTGTCGGCCTGCAAGCCCAGGGCCAGCAGGGTGCGCTCGGCGCGGGCCTCGAGTACATAACTCCCGGTCCAGCCGTCGTGGGTGGCGCGAAAGGTGGTCTCGAGCTTCTCTTCCTTGAAGCGCCGCAGGCCCAGATATTCCAGGTTGCCTGCTACCTGAATGGGCCCTGGGGTGCGGGGCTCCAATCGCAGCGCCAGCCCTCGTTCTCCATAAGGGGCCAGCAGCGTCACCGTTAAGTGCTCGTTCTCCCAGACCGGAATCCAGTCTGCCGTGCGCGAGACCTTCCAGCCCTTGCCCAACACCTCCAGCAAGGGCGCACCCACCCAGTCCAATAGCCCATTCAGTGCGAGGGAGGCCACCCCGATACGGGCAATCGAAGGGGCGTTGGGGCTGGCCTCCACATGAATATCCAGGTTCCCGGTGGGCAGGTGCTCGGGCGGGGTGTCCAGGATGGGGGCGGGGGTCATGAGTTCCATGGCGGTGGGTCAAGCTTTACAGCATTTCAACCAAACGCTCCAGGGGTAAGCCCTGTCGTTCGGCCACTTCCTTGAGCAACGCCTGTAACAGCCCCACTTTGAGAGTGCTGTGATTCGGAACAGTCAGGTGGTGGGGGGGAGGATCTGCATGGAACATGCGAATATGGCTGCCACTTTGTCTGACTATTACATATCCCAGTCGCTGCAAAACGCTGATCAGCCGCGAGGCCTCGAGGTCTCGGGGAATCTTCATGCCGCTTCAACCACCATCAGCTCATCGCGCACGTAGTGAAGCTGGACCAGCCTGGGCGGCCTTTCGGGCTCAAAATGCAGTCGCACTGCCTCGAGTACGTTGGCTCGAAGTTCTTCCCAGGTGTCTGCCTGCGTAAAGATGCCGGCTCCCAAAGCTCTGGCCCAGAAGCCACCTTCTTCGGCATCGCGCACCTCGAAAATTAGCTCCATAAAACCGATTGTACTAAAACCACCGCATTGCGCTGCCATTGCGGAGCACGCCGCTGCATAGCAGCATGAGCCACTTCATGGGTGCGCTGCAATGCGCTCAACACAGCAAAACAGTTGTTGGGCGCAAGCGTCCAGACATTCAGGCTAACTCAAGAGGGAGGCTGCTTTGAGAGGCCCTTTTTCGCTACTGCTTCTTGAGCTTATCGAAATAAACCCAGATAAGGTACAGCGCCAGCAACACCCCTGCAATGACCACCAGCGTCACTGCGGTTCGGAGCCAGGGGCCAAACGCCACCCCCACCACCAGCCCCGCAAAAAAGCTGAGCAGATGGCCCCAGTAGCGTTGCCGTATGAGCCGAATCAAAGTTGGGTTCATGTCCTCGAGCCTATCATCCAGATCCCAGAGGTACAGGCTCGCATCTCCGATCTCGAGCCTATCATCCAGATCCCAGTCGTACAGGCTCGCATCTTCGATCTCGAGCCTATCATCCAGATCCCAGAGGTACAGGCTCGCATCTTCGATCTCGAGCCTATTATCCAGAACCCATGTGGTTCAGGCTCGCTTCTTCAATCTGCCCGGTGGGCCTTGGGGTTATCCCTTCACCCCCGTCAGCACCACCCCCTCGATAATCTGGCGCTGGAAGAACAGGAACACCAGCAGCACCGGCAGCACCGCCAGGCTGCTAGCGGCCATGATCAGGTTCCAGGCCGTGCCGGCCTCGCTCGAGAAAAGCGCTACGCCCACCGGCACGGTTCGCATGTTGGCGGTCTGCACCACAATCAGGGGCCACAAAAAGGCGTTCCAGTTGCCCAGGAAGGTAAAGATGCCCAGAGCAGCCAGGGCCGGGCGCACCAGCGGGAAAGCAATGCGCCAGAACACCCCAAACTCGCTCAGCCCGTCTATCCGCCCGGCGTCCAGCAGGTCGGTGGGCAGGGTCTCGAAGAACTGCCGCATCAAAAACACCCCAAATGCGCTGATAATGCCGGGAAACAACAGGCCCCAGTAGGTGTTGCTCCAGCCGTACTCGGTGCTCATCACGTACCAGGGGATGATTAGCATCTCGGTGGGCACCATCAGGGTGGAGAGGATCAGCACAAAAATCAGGCCCTTGCCAGGGAAGCGTAGCTTGGCCAGGGCATAGCCCACCAGCGAGTCGAAGAACAGCACCGAAAAGGTAGTGATCAGCGCCACCACCAGGCTGTTCAAGAACCAGCGAGGGAACTGGGTTTTGAACAGCACCTCGCGGTAGTTATCCAGGGTAGGGGCCTGGGGCCACACCTTGAGCTCGAAAATTTCGGCGAAGGGTTTGAGCGAGGTCAAAAACATCCACACAAACGGAAAAAACATTACCAGGCTGCCCAGAATCAGCAGGGCGTAAATCAAGAAAGTGGACAGGCGCTTCATCAGTACTCCACCCGCCGCGACAACAGCCGCAGCTGCACCAGGGTGATGCTCAGGATGATCACAAACAGCAACACCGTGATGGCTGCTGCGTAGCCGAGCTCAAACCGGGCAAAGGCTACCTGGTAGATGTAGAGGGCCAGGGTCAGGGTGGAACCGAGCGGCCCGCCCTGATCGGTAAAGTTCAGGTTCACCACCTGGGTAAAAAGCTGCAAAAAGCCGATGGTGCCGATCACCGCCGAGAAGACCATCACCGGGTTCAACAGGGGAAAGGTAATGTGGCGGAACAGTTGCCAGTTGCTGGCGCCATCTATGCGGGCGGCCTCGTAGTAGTCGCGGGGGATGTTCTGCA
This genomic interval from Meiothermus sp. CFH 77666 contains the following:
- a CDS encoding HAMP domain-containing sensor histidine kinase; the protein is MSLRVRLALFIAVAIALALLVQGFLGYASFERLQMGNLERELDAYLGRIAGLMEGRRGPLRMPRMDRDGDGPQLTSPNPLERFRLDHERPALFNPTPPGTIAHARLVRGQTVLREWGSFPSEVPLSNSPTPVLENNWLYRSVRLGPEVYLQGAVEASQVRASLAGYQQTVLFTTLGVALLGALAAWLLSGPALRPLQHLQEAARRVADSGDLSLRVPPEGSGELRHLSQTFNQMLERLSAFRQRETEFTRNAAHELRTPLTAMRLQLDSQHQGLSTPEETLSVVQEEVERMTHLSESLLTLAREGRGQRVGLDLAQLAREAAQKAGASYQGPERLEVSGDPFLLEQALENLLSNAQKYAPGASVKVELEPASDPSFVWLRVRDEGPGMPPEVLRRATEPFYRAPGVRTPGNGLGLSVVAQVAQAHGGKLVLTPNQPQGLVAELWLRVTGPS
- a CDS encoding response regulator transcription factor, translating into MRLLLVEDEPNIARPVIRALEAQGHQVRHAPDLESARKFFLEVEPDLMLLDVRLPESEDGGFILAKEAREAGYKGPILFMTARDALADRVMGLDEGGDDYVVKPFDLPELLARVRALLRRVSEVKKSRVQYGPLELDLGNRAVRWEGRLVELSGREYALLERLALFPERIYSPEELLDLIWGEEASDTGVVKVCVHHLRNKLDSRVVRTVPGGYKLGVEP
- a CDS encoding SHOCT domain-containing protein gives rise to the protein MWPIDHRGRWDGFGYYGLGFLDDLLWALLLLGLLTLVIVLGVRLLRSPVNGKNPFPATDRALEIARERYAKGEISQAEYETLKKNLGG
- a CDS encoding intradiol ring-cleavage dioxygenase; translated protein: MDNDDKPIGRILSRREVLSVLGLGSLAGVGGLLSEPKASAQNAPLPACIVRPALTEGPYFVDTQLNRSDIRSDPTTGVVKAGVPLVLRFVVSRVSSGGCTLLPGAMVDIWQCDAQGIYSGVQDRFADTRGQKWLRGHQITDAQGIAQFTTIYPGWYPGRTVHIHFKIRYQNRDFTSQLFFDDALSDRILANPPYAKAGTRTRNANDGIYRNGGSQLLLNPVQSGAGYAATFEIGLNL
- a CDS encoding glycoside hydrolase family 125 protein, translated to MELMTPAPILDTPPEHLPTGNLDIHVEASPNAPSIARIGVASLALNGLLDWVGAPLLEVLGKGWKVSRTADWIPVWENEHLTVTLLAPYGERGLALRLEPRTPGPIQVAGNLEYLGLRRFKEEKLETTFRATHDGWTGSYVLEARAERTLLALGLQADTAPSRADWGPQFVLEWASGPVTLYLGLALEADGARTTALHLRRVGWETLLRKTLHKLALLSTNYTGPLYEVYRRHLIFSYFYAQANTLEGEPVLLTSRSPHYYVSGAYWARDGLLWFFPALLKADRKRAKEVLKAVFRRFARWPGEHAQYLSGPPLYPGFELDQAAAYPLALARYLEATGPNPELVAELREPLEWVFERVAQEKHPSLPLYRTFLSPTDDPVPEPYLTYDNALWAVALERLSPYWREPETLKHEARALRETLYRQAERNGRFVFSFEPGGSHTFSDEPAGSLLLLPHLGFCNRQDPVWQATALWILGDDNPHHYKGRFPGEGSAHFPFPSGFGLANRILSGLMRPAGDALMVLEQAPLDAGYACESFDPQTGACRTGVGFAALTGFIAYALSAGKDNKPATLF
- a CDS encoding type II toxin-antitoxin system HicA family toxin — encoded protein: MKIPRDLEASRLISVLQRLGYVIVRQSGSHIRMFHADPPPHHLTVPNHSTLKVGLLQALLKEVAERQGLPLERLVEML
- a CDS encoding 2-oxoisovalerate dehydrogenase codes for the protein MELIFEVRDAEEGGFWARALGAGIFTQADTWEELRANVLEAVRLHFEPERPPRLVQLHYVRDELMVVEAA
- a CDS encoding carbohydrate ABC transporter permease, encoding MKRLSTFLIYALLILGSLVMFFPFVWMFLTSLKPFAEIFELKVWPQAPTLDNYREVLFKTQFPRWFLNSLVVALITTFSVLFFDSLVGYALAKLRFPGKGLIFVLILSTLMVPTEMLIIPWYVMSTEYGWSNTYWGLLFPGIISAFGVFLMRQFFETLPTDLLDAGRIDGLSEFGVFWRIAFPLVRPALAALGIFTFLGNWNAFLWPLIVVQTANMRTVPVGVALFSSEAGTAWNLIMAASSLAVLPVLLVFLFFQRQIIEGVVLTGVKG